The DNA window TTCACGATGTTCAGGAGGTGCTGGTCGCTTTGCTCCGCCCGGAGTGGCGACGGTGTGCGCTGACCTGGCTGCCCGAGAATTTCCAGATTCCCCGCAACGACGTCCGCGGATTCCAGGGCCTTCGTCATGGCTTCGACACGCCCCGCCGGCCACAGGTCGTCCTGATCCGCCAGGAAAACATACCTGCCCCGCGACGCACGGAGGGCACGGTCGAAGGTCTTCACGTAGCCGATGTTCGATTCGTTCAGAAGAAGGCGGATGCGATCGTCATCGATTAGCTTCACGTGCTCGACCGTATCGTCGGTAGAGCAGTCATCGATGATGATCAGTTCGTCGGAATCGCCGAGCTGGGAGAGGATCGAATGTACCTGGTCTTCGATGAATTGTGAGCCGTTGTATGCGGCCATGCAAACGGATACTTGTGGTCCGTCAGCCATCTCAGCCATGTTCCTCCTCGATTGC is part of the Mycetocola zhujimingii genome and encodes:
- a CDS encoding glycosyltransferase, with the protein product MAEMADGPQVSVCMAAYNGSQFIEDQVHSILSQLGDSDELIIIDDCSTDDTVEHVKLIDDDRIRLLLNESNIGYVKTFDRALRASRGRYVFLADQDDLWPAGRVEAMTKALESADVVAGNLEILGQPGQRTPSPLRAEQSDQHLLNIVNTLADRRGYWGCAMGVRQDFLRIATPLPAPLFESHDLWLALLGNATGSISHLEQTVTLRRIHEHNATPLKRRSIPRRIRSRVMLIQCLLIGMRRARLAGWTSRSQQLNAEKHGSHA